One genomic window of Cricetulus griseus strain 17A/GY chromosome 3, alternate assembly CriGri-PICRH-1.0, whole genome shotgun sequence includes the following:
- the LOC100754794 gene encoding zinc finger protein 300 isoform X1 yields MPGKLEMGSVSFEDVAVDFTWREWQELDASQRTLYRDVMLETYSSLVFVGHCTTKPELIFKLEQGFGPWSKAEASVWNVRGVKKACVPIETIQENEERHCCEVKTTSSSISNEEVAEAQLKVQWKIQQGAKSNSCVETYCQRPQHKKRHTCGKHCEYRDCCGAVHDKSTLTEHQRTETKEKTYECKQCRKGFYHKSHLFRHQRTHTGEKPYGCEECPKAFYHKCHLIQHQRTHTGEKPYGCEECKKTFRRKWLLTLHQRTHTGEKPYGCKECKKAFFYKSHLTRHQRTHTGEKPYECDECKKAFWQKSNLTAHKRIHTGEKPYECKVCMNAFYNKSNLTLHQRTHTGEKPYQCKECLKAFYSKSKLSRHQATHAGHCFCQLQSAMGGNFLFSVVYHKAS; encoded by the exons GGATCGGTGTCATTTGAGGATGTGGCTGTGGACTTCACGTGGCGGGAGTGGCAGGAGCTGGATGCTTCCCAGAGGACCCTCTACAgggatgtgatgctggagacctacagCAGCCTGGTGTTTGTGG GGCACTGCACAACTAAACCCGAGTTAATCTTCAAGTTGGAGCAGGGATTTGGGCCTTGGAGTAAAGCAGAAGCCTCAGTCTGGAACGTTCGAG gtGTTAAAAAAGCATGTGTCCCGATTGAGACCAtccaggaaaatgaagaaagacattGTTGTGAAGTGAAAACCACCAGCAGCAGTATATCAAATGAAGAGGTGGCTGAa GCACAATTAAAGGTTCAGTGGAAAATTCAGCAAGGAGCAAAATCCAATTCATGTGTGGAAACATACTGCCAAAGGCCACAGCACAAGAAGCGTCACACATGTGGGAAACACTGTGAATATAGGGACTGCTGTGGAGCTGTCCATGATAAGTCAACACTCACAGAACACCAGAGAACTGAAACTAAAGAGAAGACCTACGAGTGTAAACAATGCAGGAAAGGTTTCTACCACAAGTCACATCTCTTTCGACATCAGAGAACTCACACCGGAGAGAAGCCCTATGGGTGTGAAGAGTGCCCAAAAGCCTTCTACCACAAGTGCCATCTCATCCAACACCAGAGAACTCACACCGGAGAGAAGCCCTATGGGTGTGAAGAATGCAAGAAAACCTTCCGCCGGAAGTGGCTTCTAACTTTACATCAGAGAActcacacaggagagaagcctTATGGATGTAAAGAATGTAAGAAAGCTTTCTTTTACAAGTCCCACCTCACTCGACATCAGAGAACGCATACGGGtgagaagccctatgaatgtgATGAGTGTAAGAAAGCTTTTTGGCAGAAATCAAACCTTACTGCACACAAGAGAATTCATACCGGtgagaagccctatgaatgtaaagTGTGCATGAATGCTTTCTACAACAAGTCAAACCTCACTTTACATCAGCGAACTCACACAGGTGAGAAGCCCTATCAGTGTAAAGAATGCCTGAAAGCTTTCTACAGCAAGTCAAAACTCAGTCGACATCAGGCAACTCATGCAG
- the LOC100754794 gene encoding zinc finger protein 300 isoform X2 yields the protein MPGKLEMGSVSFEDVAVDFTWREWQELDASQRTLYRDVMLETYSSLVFVGHCTTKPELIFKLEQGFGPWSKAEASVWNVRGVKKACVPIETIQENEERHCCEVKTTSSSISNEEVAEAQLKVQWKIQQGAKSNSCVETYCQRPQHKKRHTCGKHCEYRDCCGAVHDKSTLTEHQRTETKEKTYECKQCRKGFYHKSHLFRHQRTHTGEKPYGCEECPKAFYHKCHLIQHQRTHTGEKPYGCEECKKTFRRKWLLTLHQRTHTGEKPYGCKECKKAFFYKSHLTRHQRTHTGEKPYECDECKKAFWQKSNLTAHKRIHTGEKPYECKVCMNAFYNKSNLTLHQRTHTGEKPYQCKECLKAFYSKSKLSRHQATHAGKVTNSK from the exons GGATCGGTGTCATTTGAGGATGTGGCTGTGGACTTCACGTGGCGGGAGTGGCAGGAGCTGGATGCTTCCCAGAGGACCCTCTACAgggatgtgatgctggagacctacagCAGCCTGGTGTTTGTGG GGCACTGCACAACTAAACCCGAGTTAATCTTCAAGTTGGAGCAGGGATTTGGGCCTTGGAGTAAAGCAGAAGCCTCAGTCTGGAACGTTCGAG gtGTTAAAAAAGCATGTGTCCCGATTGAGACCAtccaggaaaatgaagaaagacattGTTGTGAAGTGAAAACCACCAGCAGCAGTATATCAAATGAAGAGGTGGCTGAa GCACAATTAAAGGTTCAGTGGAAAATTCAGCAAGGAGCAAAATCCAATTCATGTGTGGAAACATACTGCCAAAGGCCACAGCACAAGAAGCGTCACACATGTGGGAAACACTGTGAATATAGGGACTGCTGTGGAGCTGTCCATGATAAGTCAACACTCACAGAACACCAGAGAACTGAAACTAAAGAGAAGACCTACGAGTGTAAACAATGCAGGAAAGGTTTCTACCACAAGTCACATCTCTTTCGACATCAGAGAACTCACACCGGAGAGAAGCCCTATGGGTGTGAAGAGTGCCCAAAAGCCTTCTACCACAAGTGCCATCTCATCCAACACCAGAGAACTCACACCGGAGAGAAGCCCTATGGGTGTGAAGAATGCAAGAAAACCTTCCGCCGGAAGTGGCTTCTAACTTTACATCAGAGAActcacacaggagagaagcctTATGGATGTAAAGAATGTAAGAAAGCTTTCTTTTACAAGTCCCACCTCACTCGACATCAGAGAACGCATACGGGtgagaagccctatgaatgtgATGAGTGTAAGAAAGCTTTTTGGCAGAAATCAAACCTTACTGCACACAAGAGAATTCATACCGGtgagaagccctatgaatgtaaagTGTGCATGAATGCTTTCTACAACAAGTCAAACCTCACTTTACATCAGCGAACTCACACAGGTGAGAAGCCCTATCAGTGTAAAGAATGCCTGAAAGCTTTCTACAGCAAGTCAAAACTCAGTCGACATCAGGCAACTCATGCAG